The segment CCAGGCACAATATCGATCCTCCGATTTTTCCGGTCAACTGGAGCACTGCAAAATATTCGATGATCCGCTCTTTTACTTTCTTCAAGCCGTAATGATCCTCGTTCAATATTTTTTCGACATCTTTGATATCGAATTTGCTTTTTGTTTTCTTTTTCCACGGGAGCTCGATAAGCCAATCAAGATATGTTCTAATGACCGTTGCTTCTGCAACCATGGATGGCATTTTTGAAAGGCGCTCGAGCTCTTTTTCGGCGCGCTCTTTTATTTCAGCGGGCAGTTTTGCCGAAGCTATTTTCTTTTTGTATTCGGCGACTTCAGGGCCTGCTTCCTCTTCATCATAAGTCTCTTCCCCGAGCTCTTCTTGGATCGCCTTAAGCTTTTCTTTCAGATAATATTCCTTTTGGACCCTTTCTATCTGTTTCCTAACCTTTCCCTGGAGCTTTCGTTCGACCTCAAGGACTTCAATTTCTTTTTCGAGGACTTCAATAAGCTTTTTCAGCCTTTTTTCGACCGCGACCGATTCGAGAATTCCCTGCTTTTCGTCGACTTTTAAAGTTAGGTAAGAAGCGATGAGATCTGCCAGGCGTCCCGGCTGGTCGACATTGATGATCGACATCAAGGTCTCGGGAGGGATCCTTTTGTTCAATTTAACGTATTTCTCGAATAGTTTGACCGTGTTGCGGACAAGAGCTTCTGCTTCGACGGTCAAGCCTTCCGGCTCTTCTATCCTGCTTGCAAGGACTTTATAATAGGGCGATTCCTGTGTGAATTTTTCGATCTTAACCCGAGCGATCCCTTCAACCAATATCTTTGTCGTGCCGTCAGGCAGGGATAAAAGTTGAACAATTTCTGCTAAAGTTCCTATCGTGCAAAGGTCTTTTGGCTGCGGCTCTTCGGCGTCTTCGGTCTTTTGGGTGGAAAATATGATCAATTTCTCTTTTTTTAGAGTGTCTTCCAAAGCTTTTACAGATTTATTCCTGCCGATAAACAGTGGAACGATCATCTGGGGGAAAACAACCATATTTCGGAGGGGAATTAAGGGAAGTTCTTCTTTCCACTCCGAAAGTTTTTGGTCTTTGCTAGATTTTTGTTCTGGGACCATAATTCTCCAATATTCGAGAAATTATTTAGTTTTTTTTGCGCTGCTGCCGGCTACTTCTTTAGAAGTAGTGATCACTTGGTCTATTAATCCGTATTTTGCCGCTTCATCAGCCGACATATAATAATCGCGCTCGGTGTCTTTTACAATTTTATCAAGCGGCTGTCCCGAATGTTTTACAAGGATCCCGTGCAGTAATTTCTTCATGCGCAAAATTTCTTGGGTTTGGATCTCGATATCGGTTGCTTGTCCTTGCGCGCCGCCTAAAGGCTGGTGGATCATTATCCTAGCGTTTGGAAGCGCATATCTTTTTCCTTTTGCTCCGGCGCAGAGGAGAAGGGCTCCCATGCTGGCGGCTTGTCCAATGCAGATCGTATTGACCGGGCTTTTTAAATATTGCATCGTGTCGTATATCGCGAGGCCAGCGGTTACAACTCCTCCCGGCGAGTTAATGTACATATTGATGTCTTTTCCGGTATCTTCAGCTTCCAAAAATAATAATTGCGCGATTATGAGGTTCGATATCTCATCTTCGATCGGGGTGCCG is part of the Candidatus Saganbacteria bacterium genome and harbors:
- the clpP gene encoding ATP-dependent Clp endopeptidase proteolytic subunit ClpP, translated to MNIKSQLVPMVVEQTGRGERAYDIFSRLLKERILFIGTPIEDEISNLIIAQLLFLEAEDTGKDINMYINSPGGVVTAGLAIYDTMQYLKSPVNTICIGQAASMGALLLCAGAKGKRYALPNARIMIHQPLGGAQGQATDIEIQTQEILRMKKLLHGILVKHSGQPLDKIVKDTERDYYMSADEAAKYGLIDQVITTSKEVAGSSAKKTK